The following coding sequences are from one Geodermatophilus normandii window:
- a CDS encoding WhiB family transcriptional regulator, translating into MRRPLPCRGTDDPDLWFAESPALLEQAKVLCGECPVRDACLAGAVDRGEPWGVWGGEIFERGVVIPRKRPRGRPRKVVAA; encoded by the coding sequence GTGCGGCGTCCCCTGCCGTGCCGCGGGACCGACGACCCGGACCTGTGGTTCGCCGAGAGCCCCGCGCTGCTCGAGCAGGCCAAGGTCCTGTGCGGGGAGTGCCCGGTCCGCGACGCCTGCCTGGCCGGCGCCGTGGACCGCGGCGAGCCGTGGGGCGTGTGGGGCGGCGAGATCTTCGAGCGGGGTGTGGTCATCCCGCGCAAGCGCCCGCGGGGCCGTCCCCGCAAGGTCGTCGCGGCGTGA
- the nudC gene encoding NAD(+) diphosphatase, with protein sequence MSVPPGGSTPADNPPEAVRGFWPAGTPGTTGTVPVLSRSAHDRDHLGRSLEDPTRGRPVRVLTVDERRTVPVHEGEAGPVLVWDEQPTLPLGAVYLGEADGVPYAAVRGERALTVNGRPVDLWTGLREIGSELGDLDAGLLAEAVGILEWHERARFSPLSGAATTIERAGWVQRDPVTGAELFPRTDPAVIMLVHDGGDRCVLGRQAVWPPGRFSILAGFVEPGESAEGAVAREVAEEVGLQVTDVRYVSSQPWPFPQSLMLGFTARLDGDDTLRLDPTEIEEARWWTREELRSGRGPEALPPPVSIARHIIDRWVAGEV encoded by the coding sequence GTGAGCGTCCCGCCGGGCGGCAGCACCCCGGCCGACAACCCACCGGAGGCGGTGCGCGGCTTCTGGCCGGCCGGTACCCCCGGCACCACCGGCACCGTGCCGGTGCTGTCCCGCTCGGCCCACGACCGCGACCACCTCGGCCGGTCGCTGGAGGACCCCACCCGCGGACGCCCGGTGCGGGTGCTCACCGTCGACGAGCGCCGCACCGTCCCCGTGCACGAGGGCGAGGCCGGTCCGGTGCTGGTGTGGGACGAGCAGCCGACCCTGCCGCTCGGCGCGGTGTACCTCGGCGAGGCCGACGGGGTGCCCTACGCCGCGGTCCGCGGGGAGCGGGCGCTGACGGTGAACGGCCGGCCGGTGGACCTGTGGACCGGGCTGCGCGAGATCGGCAGCGAGCTGGGCGACCTGGACGCCGGCCTGCTCGCCGAGGCCGTCGGCATCCTCGAGTGGCACGAGCGCGCCCGGTTCAGCCCGCTGTCCGGCGCCGCGACGACGATCGAGCGGGCCGGCTGGGTGCAGCGCGACCCGGTCACCGGGGCCGAGCTGTTCCCCCGCACCGACCCCGCGGTGATCATGCTGGTCCACGACGGCGGCGACCGGTGCGTGCTGGGCCGGCAGGCGGTGTGGCCGCCCGGGCGGTTCTCCATCCTCGCCGGGTTCGTCGAGCCGGGGGAGTCCGCCGAGGGCGCGGTGGCCCGCGAGGTCGCCGAGGAGGTCGGGCTGCAGGTCACCGACGTCCGCTACGTGAGCAGCCAGCCGTGGCCGTTCCCGCAGTCGCTGATGCTCGGCTTCACCGCCCGCCTCGACGGCGACGACACCCTGCGGCTGGACCCGACCGAGATCGAGGAGGCCCGCTGGTGGACCCGCGAGGAGCTCCGCTCGGGCCGCGGTCCCGAGGCGCTGCCGCCGCCGGTGTCGATCGCCCGGCACATCATCGACCGCTGGGTGGCCGGCGAGGTCTAG
- a CDS encoding M16 family metallopeptidase has product MSAPVLDLDLVPPLGEPRPQPVPEVVTTTLPSGLGVVVVPRPGVPLVELRLRVPFAATSPRGALQHVARASVLSGAVLLGTAQRDAMGIAEALQGHGAELSVAADPDRLLLSTTLLAEGLTPVLGVLAEVLTSAAYAGDQVEAERDRVAERIAIARSQPGVIARNALAARRYGTHPYAAQLPAPDLVGKVTAAALRKLHRERLLPAGSTLVLVGDLDAAAATDAVAAALGDWTGEGTAAGAPPAPTLAPGHLEVVDRPGAVQSNIRLGGPAPARTDPDLPAVRLASMVFGGYFSSRLVENIRERRGYSYSPRSAVDHLAAASSFLVEADVATEVTGAAFLETWAELGRMALAPVTEAELDAARRYVLGSMALSTSTHAGLASTLSALAGSGLSADWLAEHQRALTTVTVDQVQEASRRYLAPAALTAVVVGDAEEVTDALRALGPVDVTASAAAAPDPA; this is encoded by the coding sequence GTGAGCGCCCCCGTGCTCGACCTCGACCTCGTCCCACCGCTGGGTGAGCCGCGGCCGCAGCCGGTCCCGGAGGTGGTGACCACGACGCTGCCCAGCGGGCTGGGCGTCGTCGTGGTCCCGCGTCCCGGCGTCCCGCTGGTGGAGCTCCGGCTGCGCGTCCCGTTCGCCGCGACCTCCCCGCGCGGCGCCCTGCAGCACGTCGCCCGGGCCTCGGTGCTCTCCGGCGCCGTGCTCCTCGGCACCGCGCAGCGCGACGCGATGGGCATCGCCGAGGCGCTGCAGGGCCACGGCGCCGAGCTGTCGGTGGCCGCCGACCCCGACCGGCTGCTGCTGTCCACCACGCTGCTGGCCGAGGGGCTGACGCCGGTCCTCGGCGTCCTGGCCGAGGTGCTCACCTCCGCCGCCTACGCGGGTGACCAGGTCGAGGCCGAGCGCGACCGGGTGGCCGAGCGGATCGCCATCGCCCGCTCGCAGCCCGGCGTCATCGCCCGCAACGCGCTCGCCGCCCGCCGCTACGGCACCCACCCCTACGCCGCCCAGCTGCCCGCACCCGACCTGGTCGGCAAGGTCACCGCCGCCGCGCTGCGCAAGCTGCACCGCGAGCGGCTGCTGCCCGCCGGCAGCACGCTGGTCCTCGTCGGCGACCTCGACGCCGCCGCGGCCACCGACGCCGTCGCCGCCGCGCTCGGCGACTGGACGGGAGAGGGCACCGCCGCCGGCGCCCCGCCCGCGCCGACGCTCGCCCCGGGTCACCTGGAGGTCGTCGACCGGCCGGGCGCGGTGCAGTCCAACATCCGCCTCGGCGGGCCCGCACCGGCCCGCACCGACCCCGACCTGCCCGCCGTCCGGCTGGCCAGCATGGTCTTCGGCGGCTACTTCTCCTCGCGGCTGGTCGAGAACATCCGCGAGCGGCGCGGCTACTCCTACAGCCCGCGCAGCGCCGTCGACCACCTGGCCGCCGCCTCGTCGTTCCTCGTCGAGGCCGACGTCGCCACCGAGGTCACCGGCGCGGCGTTCCTCGAGACCTGGGCCGAGCTCGGCCGGATGGCCCTCGCGCCGGTCACCGAGGCCGAGCTCGACGCCGCCCGCCGCTACGTCCTCGGCAGCATGGCGCTGTCGACGTCCACGCACGCCGGGCTGGCCAGCACGCTGTCGGCGCTCGCCGGGTCGGGGTTGTCCGCGGACTGGCTGGCCGAGCACCAGCGGGCGCTCACCACGGTCACGGTCGACCAGGTGCAGGAGGCCTCGCGCCGCTACCTCGCACCGGCCGCCCTGACCGCCGTCGTCGTGGGTGACGCCGAGGAGGTGACCGACGCGCTGCGGGCCCTCGGCCCGGTCGACGTCACCGCCAGCGCCGCCGCCGCGCCGGACCCCGCGTGA
- a CDS encoding uridine kinase, which produces MPGAAAVRVAVDGPDVAAPGDLATAIAERLPALGRPAVVVPADGFLRPASVRLEHGRTDPDARYTDWLDAGGLAREVLDRVGPGGPAEYLPVLWDVARDRAARAAYRPMPPRGVLLVPGPLLQGVGLAFDVVVHLRVAPAARRRRFPADQAWELPVFDRYDDEVDPVSLADAVVLADRSEHPALVLRGRWA; this is translated from the coding sequence GTGCCCGGAGCGGCCGCCGTGCGGGTCGCCGTCGACGGTCCCGACGTCGCCGCACCCGGCGACCTCGCCACCGCGATCGCCGAGCGGCTGCCCGCGCTGGGCCGGCCGGCCGTCGTCGTGCCGGCCGACGGGTTCCTCCGCCCGGCGTCGGTGCGGCTCGAGCACGGCCGCACCGATCCCGACGCCCGGTACACCGACTGGCTCGACGCCGGCGGGCTGGCCCGCGAGGTGCTCGACCGGGTGGGTCCCGGCGGGCCGGCGGAGTACCTGCCGGTCCTGTGGGACGTCGCCCGCGACCGGGCCGCCCGGGCCGCCTACCGCCCGATGCCGCCGCGCGGGGTGCTGCTGGTCCCCGGCCCGCTGCTGCAGGGCGTCGGGCTGGCCTTCGACGTCGTCGTGCACCTGCGCGTGGCGCCGGCCGCCCGGCGGCGCCGCTTCCCCGCCGACCAGGCGTGGGAGCTGCCCGTCTTCGACCGCTACGACGACGAGGTCGACCCCGTGTCGCTCGCCGACGCCGTCGTGCTGGCCGACCGGTCCGAGCACCCGGCACTCGTCCTCCGGGGCCGCTGGGCCTAG
- a CDS encoding zinc-dependent metalloprotease, with protein sequence MSDVPFGFGPSDRDPERRDQPGSGDPFGFGALFGFGGPGGAGGGGPEDLLGKMPLFAELQKLMSWSGGPVNWDLARQGAISSLATGTQPTSEAERTAVTEALRLADLWLDQVTDLPSGADRPLAWSRVEWIEQTLPAWSALIDPLAEKVVAAMTAALPQEAMAMAGPLAGIMGQMGGLMFGAQVGQALGRLAGEVVTGTEVGLPLAPAGSAVLVPQNVAGFAEGLDRPDDEVRLFLALREAASLRLFAHVPWLRQQLHDAVHAYARGITIDREAIERGLTDAMGSMEGGFDPSDPEAVQELLGSGLLEPEETPEQQMALRRLETLLALVEGWVDAVVAAAAGERLPGHGALAETMRRRRASGGPAEQTFATLVGLQLRPRRLRDAATVWGAMAQRYGTAERDRLWSHPDLLPTSDDLDEPLDFVARQGVDDELRALTADDAAGDGTDGDDPRPDDDSPTR encoded by the coding sequence ATGAGCGACGTGCCGTTCGGCTTCGGGCCTTCCGACCGCGACCCGGAGCGCCGGGACCAGCCGGGCTCGGGTGACCCGTTCGGGTTCGGGGCGCTGTTCGGCTTCGGCGGCCCGGGCGGTGCGGGAGGTGGCGGCCCGGAGGACCTCCTGGGCAAGATGCCGCTGTTCGCCGAGCTGCAGAAGCTCATGAGCTGGTCGGGCGGACCGGTCAACTGGGACCTCGCCCGCCAGGGTGCGATCAGCTCCCTGGCCACCGGCACCCAGCCGACGTCGGAGGCCGAGCGGACCGCCGTCACCGAGGCGCTGCGCCTGGCCGACCTGTGGCTCGACCAGGTCACCGACCTCCCCTCGGGCGCCGACCGGCCGCTGGCCTGGTCGCGGGTCGAGTGGATCGAGCAGACACTGCCGGCCTGGAGCGCGCTCATCGACCCGCTCGCCGAGAAGGTCGTGGCCGCGATGACCGCCGCGCTGCCGCAGGAGGCCATGGCGATGGCCGGCCCGCTGGCCGGGATCATGGGCCAGATGGGCGGCCTGATGTTCGGCGCCCAGGTCGGTCAGGCGCTCGGCCGGCTGGCCGGTGAGGTGGTCACCGGCACCGAGGTCGGCCTGCCGCTCGCGCCGGCCGGGTCGGCGGTGCTCGTGCCCCAGAACGTGGCCGGCTTCGCCGAGGGTCTCGACCGCCCCGACGACGAGGTCCGCCTCTTCCTCGCGCTGCGCGAGGCCGCCTCGCTGCGGCTGTTCGCGCACGTGCCGTGGCTGCGCCAGCAGCTGCACGACGCCGTCCACGCCTACGCCCGCGGCATCACCATCGACCGCGAGGCGATCGAGCGCGGCCTCACCGACGCCATGGGCTCGATGGAGGGCGGCTTCGACCCGTCCGACCCCGAGGCCGTCCAGGAGCTGCTCGGCAGCGGCCTGCTCGAGCCGGAGGAGACGCCCGAGCAGCAGATGGCGCTGCGCCGGCTGGAGACCCTGCTCGCACTGGTCGAGGGCTGGGTGGACGCGGTCGTGGCCGCGGCCGCGGGTGAGCGGCTGCCCGGGCACGGGGCGCTGGCCGAGACCATGCGTCGCCGTCGTGCCTCCGGCGGGCCGGCCGAGCAGACCTTCGCCACGCTGGTCGGCCTGCAGCTGCGCCCGCGCCGGCTGCGCGACGCCGCCACCGTCTGGGGTGCGATGGCGCAGCGGTACGGCACCGCCGAGCGCGACCGCCTGTGGTCGCACCCGGACCTGCTGCCCACGTCCGACGACCTCGACGAGCCGCTGGACTTCGTGGCCCGGCAGGGGGTCGACGACGAGCTGCGCGCACTCACCGCCGACGACGCCGCCGGCGACGGCACCGACGGGGACGACCCCAGGCCGGACGACGACTCCCCGACCCGCTGA
- a CDS encoding ATP-dependent helicase has protein sequence MLRTADARPVAPGTPAGAEAVLAGLDEEQRTAASAVSGPVCILAGAGTGKTRTITHRIAYGVHTGAFVPEQVLAVTFTARAAGELRTRLAGLGVGGVQARTFHAAAMRQLRYFAPRVLGGPLPPLVENKLRVVASAATRNRLTTDRTSLRDLASEIEWAKTTLATPDDYPVRAAAAGREPPFDAETVARVYASYESAKQRDGALDFEDLLLVTAYALEEHPDVARQVRGQYRHFVVDEYQDVNPLQQRLLDAWLGGRADVCVVGDPNQTIYSFTGADPDHLLGFADRYPDAAVVKLERDYRSTPQVVALANKLIGQAPPRKGLPGLRLLGQRAEGPAPRFFEHPDEPTEAAAVAQACRALVEAGTPASEIAVLFRINAQSQVYESALADVGVPYVLKGGERFFERPEVREAIVLLRGAAAGGSDPGALVPTVRDVLASTGWVEHRPPAGGAARDRWQSLAALVDLAVDLVAEDPTTDLPRFVAHLAERADAQHAPTVQGVTLASMHAAKGLEWDAVFVVGLVDGVLPIAQSLSRPEAVEEERRLLYVAVTRAREQLTLSWSLARNPGAKRARPRSRFLDGLVPGSTPTAPPPQRKAKKAKVVLEGEAGEIFERLRAWRSTTAQAASVPAYVVFSDATLQAIAEAKPTSVRELSGLPGIGARKLEMYAEDVLATVGG, from the coding sequence ATGCTCCGGACAGCCGACGCGCGCCCCGTGGCCCCGGGGACCCCCGCCGGCGCCGAGGCGGTGCTGGCCGGCCTGGACGAGGAGCAGCGCACCGCCGCGTCGGCGGTCTCCGGCCCGGTGTGCATCCTCGCCGGCGCCGGCACGGGCAAGACCCGCACCATCACCCACCGCATCGCCTACGGCGTGCACACCGGCGCGTTCGTCCCCGAGCAGGTGCTGGCGGTGACCTTCACCGCCCGCGCGGCGGGGGAGCTGCGCACCCGGCTGGCCGGCCTCGGCGTCGGCGGGGTGCAGGCGCGCACCTTCCACGCCGCGGCGATGCGTCAGCTGCGCTACTTCGCCCCCCGGGTGCTCGGCGGGCCGCTGCCGCCCCTGGTGGAGAACAAGCTGCGGGTCGTCGCCTCCGCCGCCACCCGCAACCGGCTGACCACCGACCGCACCAGCCTGCGCGACCTCGCCAGCGAGATCGAGTGGGCCAAGACCACGCTGGCCACCCCCGACGACTACCCGGTCCGCGCCGCGGCCGCCGGGCGCGAGCCGCCCTTCGACGCCGAGACCGTCGCGCGGGTGTACGCCTCCTACGAGTCGGCCAAACAACGCGACGGCGCCCTCGACTTCGAGGACCTGCTGCTGGTCACCGCGTACGCGCTGGAGGAGCACCCCGACGTCGCCCGGCAGGTGCGCGGTCAGTACCGCCACTTCGTCGTCGACGAGTACCAGGACGTCAACCCGCTGCAGCAGCGCCTGCTCGACGCCTGGCTCGGCGGCCGGGCCGACGTCTGCGTCGTCGGCGACCCCAACCAGACGATCTACTCCTTCACCGGGGCCGACCCCGACCACCTGCTCGGCTTCGCCGACCGCTATCCCGACGCCGCGGTGGTGAAGCTGGAGCGGGACTACCGCTCCACGCCGCAGGTCGTCGCGCTGGCCAACAAGCTCATCGGGCAGGCGCCGCCGCGCAAGGGCCTGCCCGGCCTGCGGCTGCTCGGCCAGCGCGCCGAGGGTCCCGCGCCGCGGTTCTTCGAGCACCCCGACGAGCCCACCGAGGCCGCCGCCGTCGCCCAGGCGTGCCGGGCGCTCGTCGAGGCCGGCACGCCGGCGTCGGAGATCGCCGTCCTGTTCCGCATCAACGCCCAGTCGCAGGTCTACGAGTCCGCGCTGGCCGACGTCGGCGTGCCCTACGTGCTCAAGGGCGGCGAGCGGTTCTTCGAGCGGCCCGAGGTCCGCGAGGCCATCGTCCTGCTGCGCGGTGCGGCCGCCGGCGGGAGCGACCCCGGCGCGCTGGTGCCCACGGTGCGCGACGTGCTCGCCTCGACCGGCTGGGTCGAGCACCGCCCGCCGGCCGGGGGGGCGGCGCGCGACCGCTGGCAGTCGCTGGCCGCGCTGGTCGACCTCGCCGTCGACCTGGTGGCCGAGGACCCGACCACCGACCTCCCGCGGTTCGTCGCCCACCTCGCCGAGCGGGCCGACGCCCAGCACGCGCCGACCGTCCAGGGCGTCACGCTGGCGTCGATGCACGCGGCCAAGGGCCTGGAGTGGGACGCCGTCTTCGTCGTCGGCCTGGTCGACGGCGTGCTCCCGATCGCGCAGTCGCTGTCCCGCCCGGAGGCGGTGGAGGAGGAGCGTCGGCTCCTCTACGTCGCGGTGACCCGTGCCCGGGAGCAGCTCACCCTCTCCTGGTCGCTGGCGCGCAACCCCGGGGCCAAGCGCGCCCGTCCGCGCAGCCGCTTCCTCGACGGACTGGTGCCCGGCTCGACGCCCACGGCGCCGCCGCCGCAGCGGAAGGCGAAGAAGGCCAAGGTCGTCCTCGAGGGCGAGGCCGGCGAGATCTTCGAGCGCCTGCGGGCCTGGCGCAGCACGACGGCGCAGGCCGCCTCGGTGCCCGCCTACGTCGTGTTCAGCGACGCGACCCTGCAGGCCATCGCCGAGGCCAAGCCGACGAGCGTCCGCGAGCTGTCCGGCCTGCCGGGCATCGGCGCCCGCAAGCTCGAGATGTACGCCGAGGACGTCCTCGCCACCGTCGGCGGCTGA
- a CDS encoding DUF5679 domain-containing protein: MAESYNGYCVKCKEKRDFDGEVKVSESGRRMAQGTCPVCGTKMNRILGKA; this comes from the coding sequence GTGGCGGAGAGCTACAACGGCTACTGCGTGAAGTGCAAGGAGAAGCGGGACTTCGACGGCGAGGTCAAGGTCAGCGAGTCCGGCCGCCGGATGGCCCAGGGCACCTGCCCGGTCTGCGGCACCAAGATGAACCGGATCCTCGGCAAGGCGTAA
- a CDS encoding M48 family metallopeptidase codes for MPGTTPDPSRGPFSTDGPVEVRRSARRRRTVTAYRESGRTVVLIPAAFTPAEERRWVAQMVAKLQTREDRRKRSLGGDEELMGRARALSAAHLGGVPQPASVRWVDNQQRRWGSCTPADGSIRLSSRLRSMPEYVVDYVLVHELAHLIEPRHDARFWALVAGYPRAERARGFLEGVESVRADGGSGDDGDLVD; via the coding sequence GTGCCCGGTACGACCCCCGACCCCTCGCGCGGCCCCTTCTCGACGGACGGGCCGGTCGAGGTGCGCCGCAGTGCGCGCCGCCGTCGGACGGTGACGGCCTACCGGGAGTCCGGGCGGACGGTCGTGCTCATCCCGGCGGCGTTCACGCCGGCCGAGGAGCGGCGCTGGGTGGCGCAGATGGTGGCCAAGCTGCAGACCCGCGAGGACCGCCGGAAGAGGTCCCTCGGCGGCGACGAGGAGCTCATGGGCCGGGCACGGGCGCTGTCGGCCGCGCACCTCGGCGGCGTCCCGCAGCCGGCCAGCGTGCGGTGGGTGGACAACCAGCAGCGCCGCTGGGGCTCGTGCACCCCCGCCGACGGCAGCATCCGGCTGTCGAGCCGGCTCCGGTCGATGCCGGAGTACGTCGTCGACTACGTGCTCGTCCACGAGCTGGCGCACCTGATCGAGCCCCGCCACGACGCCCGCTTCTGGGCGCTGGTGGCCGGCTACCCGCGTGCCGAGCGGGCCCGGGGCTTCCTCGAGGGCGTGGAGTCCGTGCGGGCCGACGGCGGCAGCGGGGACGACGGCGACCTCGTCGACTGA
- a CDS encoding mycoredoxin produces the protein MTAAPAAVTMYTTTWCGYCVRLKKLMQVEGIDYAEVDIERDAAAADVVMRANGGNRTVPTLVFADGSALTNPSIDQVKAQLAQQPGA, from the coding sequence GTGACTGCCGCACCCGCCGCCGTGACGATGTACACCACCACCTGGTGCGGGTACTGCGTGCGGCTCAAGAAGCTCATGCAGGTCGAGGGCATCGACTACGCCGAGGTCGACATCGAGCGCGACGCCGCCGCGGCCGACGTCGTGATGCGGGCCAACGGGGGCAACCGCACCGTCCCGACCCTGGTCTTCGCCGACGGCAGCGCCCTGACCAACCCGAGCATCGACCAGGTGAAGGCACAGCTCGCGCAGCAGCCGGGGGCCTGA
- a CDS encoding YlbL family protein, which yields MTRRIAVLAVGVVLLLVAGILGAALPVPYVAQVPGPTFNTLGDIDGDPVITVRGRDRNDVDGNLNLTTVGVGRAGLSLVEAVRGWFDDEVSVVPEESVYPPDQTEEEIEQANRQAFLTSEESAEAAALGELGYPLKVVVRSVSGDDSPSDGLLEENDAIESVDGQPTPDSAALAAVLTAIPPGSTVQVAYTRLGQPGTATVTTGDAPDREGSVLGVTVRQQPSAPFDVDIDVADVGGPSAGLMLTLGILDLVGDTDLTEGAVVAGSGTIEPDGTVGPIGGIQLKMVAAQEIGAELFLVPVDNCADALGSPATGLTLARVGSLGDALTALEDVREGRTPAGC from the coding sequence GTGACCCGTCGGATCGCCGTCCTCGCCGTCGGTGTGGTGCTGCTGCTGGTCGCCGGGATCCTCGGCGCGGCCCTGCCCGTGCCCTACGTCGCGCAGGTGCCCGGCCCCACCTTCAACACCCTCGGCGACATCGACGGCGACCCGGTCATCACCGTCCGCGGCCGCGACCGCAACGACGTCGACGGCAACCTCAACCTGACCACCGTCGGCGTCGGCCGGGCGGGGCTGAGCCTGGTCGAGGCGGTCCGCGGCTGGTTCGACGACGAGGTCAGCGTCGTGCCCGAGGAGTCGGTCTACCCGCCCGACCAGACCGAGGAGGAGATCGAGCAGGCCAACCGGCAGGCCTTCCTCACCTCCGAGGAGTCGGCCGAGGCGGCGGCACTGGGCGAGCTCGGCTACCCGCTGAAGGTCGTCGTCCGCAGCGTCTCCGGCGACGACTCGCCCTCCGACGGGCTGCTCGAGGAGAACGACGCGATCGAGTCCGTGGACGGGCAGCCGACACCGGACTCCGCCGCGCTGGCCGCCGTCCTCACCGCCATCCCGCCCGGCTCGACCGTGCAGGTGGCCTACACCCGGCTCGGGCAGCCGGGCACCGCCACGGTCACCACGGGCGACGCCCCCGACCGGGAGGGCTCGGTCCTCGGGGTCACGGTCCGCCAGCAGCCCTCGGCGCCCTTCGACGTCGACATCGACGTGGCCGACGTCGGGGGTCCCTCGGCGGGCCTCATGCTCACGCTCGGCATCCTCGACCTCGTCGGCGACACCGACCTGACCGAGGGCGCCGTGGTGGCCGGCAGCGGCACGATCGAGCCCGACGGCACGGTCGGGCCGATCGGCGGGATCCAGCTGAAGATGGTCGCCGCCCAGGAGATCGGCGCCGAGCTCTTCCTCGTCCCGGTCGACAACTGCGCCGACGCCCTCGGGTCGCCGGCGACCGGGCTGACCCTCGCGCGAGTCGGCAGCCTCGGCGACGCCCTGACCGCGCTCGAGGACGTGCGCGAGGGCCGCACCCCCGCCGGCTGCTGA
- a CDS encoding ANTAR domain-containing protein, giving the protein MTSDAVPLPAPGSAAEEVPVDRPSVVLARTGRGWSVLSPGRAEDVGDLIEGLSLADLVAEELDGPADPDRATRRAARGNAGEEVACDPRDARIAALERTVTQLEHALASRVATERAIGVLAERESTSPRTAFEALRGQARSLGRPVHELAREVLDALDRPAAALPPVPRRPPGRRVERGSSRPGSSVPADGRP; this is encoded by the coding sequence GTGACCTCGGACGCCGTGCCCCTCCCCGCGCCCGGATCGGCCGCGGAGGAGGTCCCCGTCGACCGTCCCTCCGTCGTCCTCGCGCGCACCGGCCGGGGGTGGAGCGTGCTCTCCCCCGGCCGGGCCGAGGACGTCGGCGACCTGATCGAGGGCCTCTCGCTGGCCGACCTCGTCGCCGAGGAGCTCGACGGACCCGCCGACCCCGACCGCGCCACCCGCCGCGCCGCCCGCGGGAACGCCGGCGAGGAGGTCGCCTGCGACCCCCGGGACGCCCGGATCGCCGCCCTCGAGCGGACCGTCACCCAGCTCGAGCACGCGCTGGCCTCCCGGGTCGCCACCGAGCGCGCCATCGGCGTCCTCGCCGAGCGGGAGTCCACCTCGCCGCGGACGGCCTTCGAGGCGCTGCGGGGTCAGGCCCGGTCGCTCGGGCGGCCGGTGCACGAGCTGGCCCGCGAGGTCCTCGACGCGCTCGACCGGCCGGCCGCGGCGCTGCCGCCGGTCCCCCGCCGCCCACCGGGCCGGCGGGTCGAGCGCGGGTCCTCCCGGCCGGGCTCCTCCGTCCCGGCGGACGGCCGCCCCTGA
- a CDS encoding ABC1 kinase family protein: MTDDARGIPRGSISRTARLASLPLGAAGRATLGIGKRLSGQSPDAVTAELQQRTAEQLFAVLGQLKGGAMKLGQTLSVFEAAVPEEVAAPYRQALVKLQEEAPPMPVRTVHAVLAQQLGGTWRTRFREFDDQPAAAASIGQVHRATWRDGRDVAVKIQYPGAATALMADLNQLARFARLFAAVFPGMDVKPLIAELRARVVEELDYGLEADAQRQFSAAYADDPEIVVPRVVASAPKVIVSEWLEGLPLSRVITDGTREQRDRAGHLMAQFHFSAPTRAGLLHADPHPGNFRLVDGDRLGVIDFGATARLPDGLPEPIGRLVRWALEGRAEEVLTDLRAEGFVRPGIQVDAQAVLDYLRPMLEPIESSSFRFTRAWMQEQAARLADPRSEANKLGRQLNLPPAYLLIHRVTVGSIGVLCQLDAAAGYRGVLEEWLPGFKA; the protein is encoded by the coding sequence GTGACCGACGACGCACGGGGGATCCCCAGGGGCTCGATCTCGCGCACCGCGCGGCTGGCCTCGCTGCCCCTCGGTGCGGCGGGCCGCGCCACCCTCGGCATCGGCAAGCGACTGTCGGGCCAGTCGCCCGACGCCGTGACCGCCGAGCTGCAGCAGCGCACCGCCGAGCAGCTCTTCGCCGTCCTCGGTCAGCTCAAGGGCGGCGCGATGAAGCTCGGCCAGACACTGTCGGTGTTCGAGGCCGCGGTCCCCGAGGAGGTGGCCGCGCCCTACCGGCAGGCGCTGGTCAAGCTCCAGGAGGAGGCGCCCCCGATGCCGGTGCGCACCGTCCACGCGGTGCTCGCCCAGCAGCTCGGCGGGACGTGGCGCACCCGGTTCCGCGAGTTCGACGACCAGCCGGCCGCGGCGGCGAGCATCGGCCAGGTGCACCGCGCCACCTGGCGCGACGGCCGCGACGTCGCGGTCAAGATCCAGTACCCGGGTGCGGCCACCGCGCTGATGGCCGACCTCAACCAGCTCGCCCGCTTCGCCCGCCTGTTCGCCGCGGTGTTCCCCGGCATGGACGTCAAGCCGCTCATCGCCGAGCTGCGGGCCCGCGTGGTCGAGGAGCTCGACTACGGGCTGGAGGCCGACGCGCAGCGGCAGTTCTCGGCCGCCTACGCGGACGACCCGGAGATCGTCGTCCCGCGCGTGGTGGCCAGCGCGCCGAAGGTGATCGTCTCGGAGTGGCTGGAGGGCCTGCCGCTCTCCCGGGTCATCACCGACGGCACCCGCGAGCAGCGCGACCGCGCCGGCCACCTGATGGCCCAGTTCCACTTCTCCGCGCCGACCCGCGCCGGGCTGTTGCACGCCGACCCGCACCCGGGCAACTTCCGGCTCGTCGACGGCGACCGGCTCGGCGTCATCGACTTCGGCGCCACCGCACGGCTCCCCGACGGGCTGCCCGAGCCGATCGGCCGCCTGGTGCGCTGGGCGCTGGAGGGCCGCGCCGAGGAGGTGCTGACCGACCTGCGTGCCGAGGGGTTCGTCCGGCCCGGGATCCAGGTCGACGCCCAGGCCGTGCTCGACTACCTCCGGCCGATGCTGGAGCCGATCGAGAGCTCCAGCTTCCGGTTCACCCGCGCCTGGATGCAGGAGCAGGCCGCCCGCCTGGCCGACCCACGCAGCGAGGCCAACAAGCTGGGCCGCCAGCTGAACCTGCCCCCGGCCTACCTGCTCATCCACCGGGTGACGGTCGGCTCGATCGGGGTGCTCTGCCAGCTCGACGCCGCCGCCGGCTACCGCGGCGTCCTCGAGGAGTGGCTGCCCGGCTTCAAGGCCTGA